The DNA region CCGATCCTGAGCTATTCGGCATACTACTGCAATATCCGGGCACGAACGGTTCTGTTGAAGATTATGAGGGATTGATCGCAGCCGCGCATGAGCACGGAAACCAGGTGGTGGTTGCCGCTGACCTGTTAAGTCTAACCATTCTCACACCTCCGGGAGAGATGGGTGCGGATGCCGTCGTAGGCTCTTCGCAGCGTTTTGGTGTTCCCATGGGTTATGGAGGACCCCATGCAGCATTCTTTGCAACCGGCGATAATTATAAACGCAAGATACCCGGACGAATAATAGGTGTTACCCAGGATGAAGAGGGGAATCCGGTATATCGCATGGCGCTTCAAACCCGCGAACAGCACATACGGCGTGAAAAGGCGACATCCAACATTTGTACTGCCCAGGTGCTTCTGGCAGTGATCGCAGGTATGTATGCAGTCTATCACGGTCCTGCAGGATTGCGCAGAATTGCCGAACGCATTCACGGATTAACCCGAATTGTGAAAATGGGTCTTGAGGAGCTGGGTTTCGAAATTCAGAACGACACTTTTTTCGATACCCTTACCATTGTAGTTGATAGTGACGAGGTCAGGGAGACTATCCGTGGTCTGGCTCTTGAGAAGGAGATGAATTTCCGCTATTTCAATGACAAACAAATAGGTATTTCGCTGGATGAAGTAAAAGACCTCACTGATGTACAAGAGGTGCTGGATATTTTTGCCGAGATCAAAGGCAAGAATATGGACGGCTATGCCCGGAACCGGCAGGAGGGACTAGAACTCGAATTCCCGGAAGAGTTGACTAGAGAGTCCTCCTATATGGAGCATCCGGTATTCAATCTCTATCACTCCGAACATGAAATGCTCCGTTATCTGAAAAAATTGGAGAATAAAGATCTATCTCTGGTGCACTCCATGATTTCGCTGGGATCCTGCACCATGAAGCTTAACGCAACTTCAGAGATGATACCGCTCACATGGCCTGAGTTCGGTCAGATCCATCCCTTTGCACCGAAAAACCAGGCGAAAGGATATCATGAGTTATTCCGGGAACTGGAGCGTCAGCTGGAAGAAATTACCGGTTTCTCTGCGGTATCCCTGCAACCCAATTCCGGAGCGCAGGGTGAATATGCCGGTCTCATGACGATTCGGGCTTACCATGAACATCACGGAGAAGGCCATCGCAACGTAACGATAGTACCGGATTCAGCCCACGGAACCAATCCTGCCAGTGCAGTAATGGCAGGCATGGAAGTGGTGGTTACCAAATGTGACGAAAACGGAAACGTTGATCTAGACGACTTGCGAGAAAAAGCCGAAGAGAACAAGGATCGTCTGGCGGCACTGATGGTCACCTATCCCTCAACCCACGGGGTTTTTGAAGAGGATATCAAGGAGATCTGTGAGCTCATCCACAACTATGGTGGGTTGGTATATATGGATGGAGCCAATATGAATGCCCAGGTCGGGATTACCAGTCCCGGGGAAATAGGAACTGATGTCTGCCATCTAAACTTGCACAAGACATTCTGTATTCCACATGGGGGCGGTGGCCCGGGCGTGGGACCCATTGGTGTGAATGACAAACTGAAGCCATTTCTTCCCGGCAACGCACTAATTGATACCGGTGGCTCGGAGGCGATTAATGGAATCTCCGCAGCCCCCTGGGGAAGTGCCAGTATACTTGCCATATCCTATGCCTACATAAAGATGATGGGCGCTTATGGGCTTACAAAAGCAACTGAGATGGCTATATTGAATGCCAATTATTTAAAAGATCGCCTTAAGGATCACTATCCTATCCTTTATACAGGGAAGAACGGGCGTACCGCACACGAGTTTATAATTGATCTGCGACCGTTCCGGCAGTCGGCTGATGTGGAAGCGGTGGATGTAGCTAAACGTCTTATGGATTACGGTTTCCACGCTCCGACGATGTCGTGGCCTGTGCCGGGTACCATTATGGTCGAGCCCACCGAGAGTGAGTCGAAGCAGGAGCTGGATCGATTCTGTGAAGCCATGATTTCTATTCGTGAAGAGATCAACGAAGTGGAGCAGGGGAAAGCCGATCGTGAAAATAATGTGCTGAAGCATGCCCCGCACACCCAGCGAATGATCACTTCTGATGAATGGGATCGTCCTTACTCACGTGAGAAGGCGATCTTTCCGCTCGATTATATTCGGTTCAACAAGTTCTGGCCGAGTGTCAGCCGGGTGGATGACGCCTATGGAGATCGTAATCTGATGTGTAGCTGCGTACCGCTTGATGCCTACGCCGAAGGCCAGGAACCTGCTGCCGTAGATTAATATTTAGCCGCGGATTTACACGGATATTGGTTGTATTTAGCTTAACTGATGATCTTTTATCCTTTAAAATTCGTGTAGATCTGCGGCCAAAATTACGTGTGTTCTATACTGCCCATTATTTTAATGTCACCAAGGAGGGTTCGGTTAACCGGACATTTGTTGGCAATTTCCAGCAAGCGGTCAACCTGCTTTTGTGTTAAATCGCCTTTCACTACCAGATCTTTTTCGATTACATCGATTTTACTCTTCTCATCATCACAATTCTTACAGTCCTCGTCGTGACGCTTATTGTGTCTTAATTCAACAAAAATATCCTCCAGCGGCCACTCTTTTCGACGGGCATACATCTTCACAGTCATAACGGTGCATGATCCCAGTGCCATCAACAGGTAATCATAGGGATCCGGGCCTTCATCCTTGCCGCCTTCAACTCTTTCGGGTTCATCCGCTACAAGCTCATGCTTGCCGGCAGTGAGGGTAGTGGTATAGATTTCGTCTTTGGGAAGATGTACGTGTACTATCTTCTTTTTATCACTATCAGTGGCCATAAAACTATGCTTTGTCTTGTTCCTGAGGTTCTGCGAAAGTAAGTATATAGCCGTTGAGATCACGAAGAGTGAATTCTTTCATACCGTAAAAAGTGGTGTGCGGCTCCTTAATGAATTCGATATCCTTATGCTGGTTAACGGCATTGTACAAATCATCAATGCCTTCAATTTCAATAAACAGTGTCAGGGAACCACCCATCGTTGACCCTCTGAGTTCGGGTACCTCTTCAAGAAAATTGCCTTCTTCGTGCAGCATGAGCTCAACAGTATCGCGTGTGATCATGGCCCACTGTAAGTTACCGTCATCGCGCGGTACTGACATTTCAAGTTTGAAGCCGAGAATTTCCTTGTAGTAGCTGACGGTTTTATCAACATCCTTAACCATCAGATTTGCAGTAATGGATTTAAATGTAGTTGCCATGATTATTCTGTTTTAAATTTATGATACCATCTTTTTTAGCACACCTAACTGAAAATAGCTCCATACTTAAAATGCATGGTTCGTTTAAACACCATTAAGCAATGTGATATTTATCTCTGAGTACATCCAGATGATGCCTCTCATGTCCTGCGATAATGTATGCGAGTGATCGAACCGAGAATGTAGCATCGTTTGCAATTCCTTTCCTGGACAAGATCTCCTCGGAGAAACTGTCGAATAAAACAATGGTGGCATTTCTTAGCGAAAAGTACTCATCTCCAATACTCTGAGTGCTGCGGTCTGTAAAGTTGCCCTCATCCACATAAGCATCCTGATCAAAACCGGGCAGGGCTTTGGTTTCATTTCTGGCGAAGCATAATCCGCGATAGGCAAAAATACGTTCTGAATCTATCAGATGTCCGATCACTTCTTTCACAGTCCATTTACCCTCTGCATAGCGATATCCGGCCTGCTTGGCTGTGAGGGAATTAATCAGGGTGTAGGTCTCATGCATCTGGTCTTTGAGGATCTCAAGAATATCTCCCTGATCTACCTGTTCAATGTATCCTTGATAAAACTGCTCGTACTCATCCGGTTCAGGTCGCATAGTGATTGCCGGGTATGTGATTGAAAAATAGTAGCTTGAGTTAGCATAGTACTTAAAAAAAGTGATTAATACACTCATTTAGGCCCATAAAAAAAGCCGATCTTAGATTTTAAGATCGGCCTTTCTATTAAGTTTGTACCGGCTGTTACTGATTTACCTTGTGTTCCTTGTATGTAGTTTCGCTGGCTTTTTGATCGCCGCTAAAGGAAATTTGTGTGTAGGCATAGGCAACGCCGTCGACTGTTTTCCAATCAGAGTACCGCTCCTCAATCTGTACCTGCTCTCCTTGCTGGGGATTGAACTGTTGGTAGCGCATGAGACGCGGGTAGCCTGTCTCTTCATCAACAAGGAAAAGAATATCCTTGTCGTCGACATTCACGCTGAGCTTGGCGTATGTTTTATCCTCGAACTCTTCCGTACCCGTATACTGAGGATTAATATCGTTCTCAGCCATGGCAATAGCCAGGTAACTGCGGTTTAGGGTTTCTTTAAGATTTTGATTCATTTGTGGAGGCAGTGGTCTCTCCTGTCCCCCCATACTCATTTTTCCTTGTCCATCAGCATAGGTTATTTTCATGGTTCCGCCCGGTGTTTGAACGGTTTGTTCAACTGCATCTGGATAATCAATGGTTGAAGTTGTTTGTAAGCTCATTTGGCCTCCGGGCAGCTGTTCTCCGAATTGGACGACTTCACCCTCCAGCGTAATTGAATTCAATTCAGTGCCAGGGCTTACAAGAGCTTCAGACATCTTATCTAGCAGAGTTGCTCCTTTTTCAGCATCTCCTTCCACCACTTTTTGCTCGCTGCCCGGCTGGGGAATGGAGATATCGATTTCATTCACTTCACCATATTTTTGCAGCTGGTCACCGATCTCATCTTTATTACCCACAACAAGAATTTCCATCTGGTCGGGATTCAGATACTCTCGAGCCACTCGTTGCACATCTTCGATGGTCGTAGCTTTAACGCCCTCGACATATTCATCAAAGGCATTCTCAGAGAGGCCGCGATAGTCATATGACATGCGCTGATTTAATACCTTCTCGAAGCTGTCATAACGAAATACCAGAGAGTTTAAGAATTGATCCTTGGTATCCTGTAGCTCTTCCTGTGTGATAGGCTCATTTTGCAGACGCTCAATCTCTCCAATAATGGCATCGATTGCTTCGGCAGTTGTAGCACTTTTGGTCATCACGCCGGCATAGAAGGTTCCTGGATAAAAGGTGTTCATTCCATACTGCCCGAAGACACTATAGGCCAGACCCATATCGGTTCGGACCACCTGGAAAAGTCGGCCGGAAAACCCGCCGCTGAGCACCTGGTTCATAACCTGGAGCTCTGCATAATCAGGGTTGTCGCGCATACCTCCAAGGTGTCCCAGAAGCACGAAGCTCTGGTTGACATCCGATTTATTGATGAAGTTGATGGTACTAGTGTACTCATAGTCAACTTCCGGGAACTCAAGTTCAGTGCCGGCTCCCGAAGGTATACTTGCGAAAGCTTCCTGCAGCTTGGATTTCATAGCATCGGAGTCGAAGTCGCCGACAAGTCCGATGGACATGTTTTGTCCCACAAAGTGCTCTTTGTGAAAATTGACCAAATCTTCCCGGCTGATATTATTAACGGTTTCGTATTCCGTATTGCGTGCGTATACAGAATTTTCGCCGTAGATCAGTTGATCAAAAACACGGTATCCGATCTGCTGGGCATTGTCATTTCTACGGGAGATGCCGCTCTTGGTTTGGGTTTTTGCCAGCTCAATTTTGTCTTCCGGAAAGGCCGGATTGGTAAGCAGATCTATGAAAACCGGCAGCAGCTCGTCAAAGTCCTCTTTCAGAACGTTCATGCCTGCACCACCGGAAGTAAATCCGATACCGGTCTCCATGCTCGCCGCTTTATTTTCGAGCAGGGCATTCAGGGAATCGGAGGGATAATTTTCCGATCCTCCGGAGCGCATAACGGTACCGGTAATTGAGGACAGTCCCGTCTTCTCATTTGGCACCAGCACGCCGCCGGTGCGAACCATTACGCTGACATCTATTAGCGGAAGCTCCCGGTCTTCAACCAGAAAGAATTTAATGCCGTTGTCGAGGGTAAAGATCTCTACATCCGGCTGGTTAAATTGGTTGAGTTCGGGGAATTTCAACTGGTCGTAGCGTTTCTGCGCCTGCGTAATCGAGGCAACAAAAAGCACGAGCATGCATATCAGGCTGAATCGTTTCATGATATTGGTTCCTGTAGACTTGTGATTGAAAGTTTTCTTACTGGTTAGCATCGGCAACCTCCTCAGAGTCTTGGGTTACGATAGCACCAACGGTCAAATTATCTTGGGTGAAATATGTATTGGCTACCCGCTGGAGATCTTCAAGGGTTACCTCATTTAGCTTGTCAAGATCAGTAAATACTTTGCGCCAGTCACCCTGCTGGGCTTCTGTGGAGGCAAAAGATTGAGCAAGGCCACTATTGGAATCCAATGATCGTACCAGGCTTGCCCGGGCATTCGTTCTGGCCCTGTCGAGTTCCATCTGGGT from Halalkalibaculum roseum includes:
- the gcvP gene encoding aminomethyl-transferring glycine dehydrogenase → MSINFDKERFLHRHIGSNPEQIEEMLQTVNASSLEQLIDETVPKGIRLEESLDLDEPMSEYRFLEEFRKVANRNEIYRSFIGMGYYDTLTPNVIKRNILENPGWYTAYTPYQAEIAQGRLEALINFQTMVSDLTGMELANASLLDEGTAAAEAMSMFYSSKKGAKRKKADKFFVSELCHPQTIDVVKGRAKPLGIKIVVGDHNELDVTDPELFGILLQYPGTNGSVEDYEGLIAAAHEHGNQVVVAADLLSLTILTPPGEMGADAVVGSSQRFGVPMGYGGPHAAFFATGDNYKRKIPGRIIGVTQDEEGNPVYRMALQTREQHIRREKATSNICTAQVLLAVIAGMYAVYHGPAGLRRIAERIHGLTRIVKMGLEELGFEIQNDTFFDTLTIVVDSDEVRETIRGLALEKEMNFRYFNDKQIGISLDEVKDLTDVQEVLDIFAEIKGKNMDGYARNRQEGLELEFPEELTRESSYMEHPVFNLYHSEHEMLRYLKKLENKDLSLVHSMISLGSCTMKLNATSEMIPLTWPEFGQIHPFAPKNQAKGYHELFRELERQLEEITGFSAVSLQPNSGAQGEYAGLMTIRAYHEHHGEGHRNVTIVPDSAHGTNPASAVMAGMEVVVTKCDENGNVDLDDLREKAEENKDRLAALMVTYPSTHGVFEEDIKEICELIHNYGGLVYMDGANMNAQVGITSPGEIGTDVCHLNLHKTFCIPHGGGGPGVGPIGVNDKLKPFLPGNALIDTGGSEAINGISAAPWGSASILAISYAYIKMMGAYGLTKATEMAILNANYLKDRLKDHYPILYTGKNGRTAHEFIIDLRPFRQSADVEAVDVAKRLMDYGFHAPTMSWPVPGTIMVEPTESESKQELDRFCEAMISIREEINEVEQGKADRENNVLKHAPHTQRMITSDEWDRPYSREKAIFPLDYIRFNKFWPSVSRVDDAYGDRNLMCSCVPLDAYAEGQEPAAVD
- a CDS encoding OsmC family protein; protein product: MATDSDKKKIVHVHLPKDEIYTTTLTAGKHELVADEPERVEGGKDEGPDPYDYLLMALGSCTVMTVKMYARRKEWPLEDIFVELRHNKRHDEDCKNCDDEKSKIDVIEKDLVVKGDLTQKQVDRLLEIANKCPVNRTLLGDIKIMGSIEHT
- a CDS encoding VOC family protein, giving the protein MATTFKSITANLMVKDVDKTVSYYKEILGFKLEMSVPRDDGNLQWAMITRDTVELMLHEEGNFLEEVPELRGSTMGGSLTLFIEIEGIDDLYNAVNQHKDIEFIKEPHTTFYGMKEFTLRDLNGYILTFAEPQEQDKA
- a CDS encoding DinB family protein, which gives rise to MRPEPDEYEQFYQGYIEQVDQGDILEILKDQMHETYTLINSLTAKQAGYRYAEGKWTVKEVIGHLIDSERIFAYRGLCFARNETKALPGFDQDAYVDEGNFTDRSTQSIGDEYFSLRNATIVLFDSFSEEILSRKGIANDATFSVRSLAYIIAGHERHHLDVLRDKYHIA
- a CDS encoding M16 family metallopeptidase — translated: MKRFSLICMLVLFVASITQAQKRYDQLKFPELNQFNQPDVEIFTLDNGIKFFLVEDRELPLIDVSVMVRTGGVLVPNEKTGLSSITGTVMRSGGSENYPSDSLNALLENKAASMETGIGFTSGGAGMNVLKEDFDELLPVFIDLLTNPAFPEDKIELAKTQTKSGISRRNDNAQQIGYRVFDQLIYGENSVYARNTEYETVNNISREDLVNFHKEHFVGQNMSIGLVGDFDSDAMKSKLQEAFASIPSGAGTELEFPEVDYEYTSTINFINKSDVNQSFVLLGHLGGMRDNPDYAELQVMNQVLSGGFSGRLFQVVRTDMGLAYSVFGQYGMNTFYPGTFYAGVMTKSATTAEAIDAIIGEIERLQNEPITQEELQDTKDQFLNSLVFRYDSFEKVLNQRMSYDYRGLSENAFDEYVEGVKATTIEDVQRVAREYLNPDQMEILVVGNKDEIGDQLQKYGEVNEIDISIPQPGSEQKVVEGDAEKGATLLDKMSEALVSPGTELNSITLEGEVVQFGEQLPGGQMSLQTTSTIDYPDAVEQTVQTPGGTMKITYADGQGKMSMGGQERPLPPQMNQNLKETLNRSYLAIAMAENDINPQYTGTEEFEDKTYAKLSVNVDDKDILFLVDEETGYPRLMRYQQFNPQQGEQVQIEERYSDWKTVDGVAYAYTQISFSGDQKASETTYKEHKVNQ